In Pseudothermotoga sp., a genomic segment contains:
- a CDS encoding DUF4895 domain-containing protein — protein sequence MNFGPKSITNKLSKALEKIEVSKLLSQMENLKEKLDQYHKHVVLASVGEVHGFYLFGAVDHLGRKLAGLSISNPFERNLPIYVLQQQVSFAEIYEELFGIQPQFHRCGIVKLPLNFKAICVVGDEDFLGKEIFKEKVYGEKKLSFAEIIDELIYNKLKALNSSTIGLIKIRLLDEGILCLVEVPKDIDRSHVPLLAEIAHILKGRYTFTCRTKYQSIVSAAPVLTSLCIDYEHFLRGFDVGAFCQEFSNKLMKAYECVLRAI from the coding sequence GTGAACTTTGGTCCAAAGAGTATCACAAACAAGCTCAGTAAAGCTTTGGAAAAGATCGAAGTGAGTAAGTTATTGAGCCAAATGGAAAATTTGAAAGAGAAGTTGGATCAATATCACAAGCATGTAGTGCTGGCTTCTGTTGGTGAGGTTCATGGTTTCTATCTTTTTGGTGCCGTAGATCACCTCGGTAGGAAGTTGGCGGGACTCTCGATCTCAAATCCTTTCGAGAGAAATTTACCCATATACGTACTTCAACAGCAGGTGAGTTTTGCCGAGATTTATGAAGAGTTATTTGGTATCCAACCTCAATTTCATAGGTGCGGTATTGTGAAGCTTCCCTTAAATTTCAAAGCGATTTGTGTGGTAGGGGATGAAGACTTTCTTGGTAAAGAAATTTTCAAAGAGAAAGTCTACGGAGAGAAAAAATTGTCCTTTGCAGAGATAATAGATGAGCTCATTTACAACAAGCTGAAAGCTCTCAACAGCTCAACGATAGGTTTAATAAAGATCCGTTTGCTCGATGAAGGGATACTTTGTTTGGTGGAGGTTCCAAAAGACATCGACAGATCCCACGTACCTCTACTGGCAGAAATAGCTCACATTCTCAAAGGGAGATATACATTCACTTGTAGGACAAAATATCAAAGTATAGTTTCGGCAGCGCCTGTATTGACAAGTTTGTGTATTGATTATGAGCATTTTCTCAGAGGATTCGACGTAGGAGCTTTTTGCCAAGAATTTTCAAACAAGTTGATGAAAGCTTACGAATGTGTTTTGCGAGCGATTTAA
- a CDS encoding lytic transglycosylase domain-containing protein — MNGSKYFSMFLLFAVCITAFVIYRFFPIRYYDIVSRECKELDPLLVMALIKVESGFREDVVSPAGAVGLMQIMPQTAEWLKSKFKLSGDVRRAEDNIVFGLFYLRYLKNLYEGDVEKALMAYYVGPSRVSEFEQEAENYLRKVIRYYKIYRALYFWMRWKNESSHL; from the coding sequence ATGAACGGTTCTAAGTATTTCTCGATGTTTCTTCTCTTCGCAGTTTGTATCACGGCTTTTGTAATTTACAGGTTTTTTCCTATCAGGTATTACGACATCGTCTCAAGAGAGTGCAAAGAATTGGACCCTTTACTTGTGATGGCGTTGATAAAAGTTGAGAGTGGTTTTCGAGAGGATGTGGTATCCCCCGCGGGTGCAGTTGGACTTATGCAAATAATGCCTCAAACCGCAGAATGGTTGAAGAGTAAATTTAAGCTGAGTGGGGACGTTCGACGTGCTGAAGACAACATAGTGTTTGGCTTATTCTATCTGAGGTACTTGAAGAATTTGTATGAGGGCGATGTGGAAAAAGCACTCATGGCTTACTATGTCGGGCCATCGCGTGTGAGTGAGTTCGAGCAGGAAGCGGAGAATTATCTGAGGAAGGTGATCAGATACTATAAAATATACAGGGCACTCTACTTTTGGATGAGGTGGAAAAATGAAAGTAGTCACCTATGA
- a CDS encoding VWA-like domain-containing protein yields MDKILAKLAKRSPFYMYLFLNMSRRPSLEAEKLYISLKNGKFTVVYNPRWVEQKPEQFVEAFLIHQLMHLINLHFLIKPKDDRDRAIWDLAMDAAINQHIPELAAFGVPLNLLVEEGHGVDNENLFVLPPDWMPNKSAEEYHEWIVQEMEKLGRFDVVVVAKMRENRFDSHSEMFAEHDTDMILELSQSLISKAFNLYGSELPSGVRRMVELSILRPFLNWKDTLRRFAGVSEYGERYLTPLKPNRRYQDQPGWKVANAARLGIIVDTSGSIIQEELDVFFTEIESLSRYVDTTLILVQVDRAVNLKVNYTRGMWRNMQIIGGGETDLQPAVDYLEHNHRPEGIVIFTDGFADLPKVKRRVLFILSKYHNDEFITQARNTYGRSSVVVLSW; encoded by the coding sequence ATGGACAAGATACTGGCTAAACTGGCGAAACGTTCACCTTTCTACATGTACTTGTTTTTGAACATGTCTAGACGTCCCTCGCTTGAAGCAGAGAAATTGTATATTTCCTTGAAGAATGGCAAATTCACTGTTGTGTACAATCCGAGATGGGTCGAACAAAAGCCAGAACAGTTCGTTGAAGCTTTTTTGATCCATCAACTCATGCATCTGATAAATCTTCATTTTCTCATTAAACCGAAGGATGATCGCGATAGAGCGATATGGGATCTAGCCATGGACGCAGCGATCAATCAACACATTCCTGAGCTGGCAGCGTTTGGAGTACCATTAAACTTGCTCGTAGAAGAAGGTCACGGTGTGGACAATGAGAATTTGTTCGTGCTTCCACCTGATTGGATGCCCAATAAGAGTGCTGAAGAGTACCACGAGTGGATCGTGCAAGAGATGGAAAAACTTGGTCGATTCGATGTTGTAGTTGTAGCAAAAATGAGGGAGAACAGATTCGATTCCCACAGCGAAATGTTTGCGGAGCATGATACAGACATGATCCTTGAACTCAGTCAGAGTCTCATTTCAAAAGCTTTCAACCTTTATGGAAGTGAACTCCCATCTGGTGTGCGCAGAATGGTTGAACTTTCCATTCTCAGGCCTTTCTTGAATTGGAAAGATACTCTCAGAAGGTTTGCAGGTGTTTCCGAGTACGGTGAGCGATACCTCACTCCTTTGAAACCGAACAGGAGATATCAGGATCAACCGGGGTGGAAAGTTGCAAACGCAGCAAGGCTTGGGATCATCGTCGATACTAGCGGTAGCATAATTCAAGAAGAATTGGATGTTTTTTTCACAGAAATAGAGTCATTATCACGCTACGTGGATACAACTCTCATCTTAGTCCAAGTAGACAGGGCCGTCAATTTGAAAGTGAATTACACCAGAGGCATGTGGAGGAATATGCAGATCATCGGGGGTGGCGAAACGGATCTTCAACCTGCAGTGGATTACCTCGAACATAACCATAGGCCTGAAGGTATTGTCATCTTTACGGATGGTTTTGCAGATCTTCCGAAAGTGAAAAGGAGAGTATTGTTCATATTGTCAAAGTATCACAACGATGAATTCATCACCCAAGCACGTAACACTTACGGTCGTTCAAGTGTGGTGGTGCTCAGTTGGTGA
- a CDS encoding tetratricopeptide repeat protein, whose protein sequence is MKRRFQGSGPVERVIDLIIGEKSVQITTDTPFVVIVRDLFYDGDWHTMRQDLKDKKDVIEEIEKCLCIEESVVLLNETVYEPVCFDELKDWLEEKKIFPKDFVHASLAGLYDLALDYADKDLHEEAFKVIRYMLEVDKNYAPAYELYGSLLIEKGEIEQGIRYLDKAIEIDPWLVPAYSSLGEAYYNSGDYLRAVSYWEREIEYAPDNKLTYFMLADVYRKLKAYDKVYDVLERLLKRDPESIVTMYQLSQAYKDAGKIEEAQRMEEKILASRPTRMEDIEPWARMQLKRGNYKLVQEFLSLLPNSEKVKPYAKLLLALCELKQGNQERAKQAFAEVKDQSPWYLYGNKEFFSELLTEEEMRACGIS, encoded by the coding sequence GTGAAACGAAGATTTCAAGGGAGTGGTCCTGTGGAACGAGTCATTGACTTGATCATTGGGGAAAAGAGTGTCCAAATCACCACAGACACACCGTTCGTTGTGATCGTTAGAGATTTGTTTTACGACGGAGATTGGCACACAATGAGGCAAGATCTGAAAGACAAGAAAGATGTTATTGAGGAAATCGAAAAGTGTCTTTGCATTGAAGAAAGTGTGGTCCTGTTGAATGAAACTGTTTATGAACCTGTATGTTTTGATGAGTTAAAAGATTGGCTTGAAGAAAAAAAGATCTTCCCAAAAGATTTCGTTCATGCTTCACTGGCAGGATTATACGATCTGGCTTTGGATTATGCAGATAAGGATCTTCATGAGGAAGCTTTCAAGGTGATCAGATACATGCTCGAGGTAGACAAGAATTATGCCCCTGCTTATGAGCTCTATGGTTCTCTTCTCATCGAAAAGGGAGAGATCGAGCAGGGGATCAGATACTTGGATAAGGCGATTGAGATTGATCCATGGTTGGTGCCCGCTTATTCCTCTCTGGGCGAGGCTTATTACAATAGTGGTGATTATTTGAGAGCAGTTTCCTATTGGGAAAGAGAAATCGAATATGCTCCAGACAATAAACTCACTTATTTCATGTTGGCCGATGTTTACAGAAAGCTGAAAGCTTATGATAAAGTGTACGATGTATTAGAACGACTTTTAAAACGTGATCCGGAGAGCATCGTGACCATGTATCAACTCTCACAAGCTTACAAAGATGCTGGAAAAATCGAAGAAGCACAACGAATGGAGGAAAAAATCCTCGCTTCAAGGCCGACGCGCATGGAAGATATAGAACCATGGGCGAGAATGCAATTGAAACGTGGAAATTACAAACTTGTTCAGGAGTTTCTGAGCTTGCTTCCAAATTCTGAGAAGGTCAAGCCTTACGCTAAGCTGCTCCTCGCACTCTGCGAGTTGAAGCAAGGAAACCAAGAGCGAGCCAAGCAGGCATTTGCCGAAGTTAAAGACCAAAGTCCTTGGTATCTGTATGGAAATAAAGAATTTTTCTCCGAACTCCTCACTGAGGAGGAAATGCGTGCTTGTGGTATTTCTTGA
- a CDS encoding prepilin peptidase encodes MWYFLNFLLGAIVGSFLNVAIYRLPREHLTLVKPPRSICPKCGVTIAWYDNVPILSYFILKGKCRNCGERISLRYPLVEIMNALAYLANSFISNRLLSFSMCLFVSCAIVISCIDLEFLAIPDVTLVLSWVAAVLIWWTKGFVILNILGAVAAMCLLWFLGMAYKGGMGEGDIVLIGAIGLAAGFMESFYVLFASSVSAIIYAVVKGKGKLELKQKIPFGTFLAPAGYIVLLINSLF; translated from the coding sequence TTGTGGTATTTCTTGAACTTCTTACTTGGAGCCATCGTTGGTAGCTTTTTGAATGTGGCGATATACAGATTACCAAGAGAACATTTGACTCTCGTTAAACCTCCAAGATCCATCTGTCCCAAGTGTGGGGTTACGATCGCTTGGTATGACAATGTGCCTATATTGAGTTATTTCATCCTGAAGGGAAAATGCAGAAATTGTGGTGAGCGTATAAGTTTGAGATATCCCCTTGTTGAGATCATGAACGCCCTCGCATATTTGGCAAATTCTTTCATATCTAATAGATTGCTTTCCTTTTCGATGTGTTTGTTCGTTTCTTGTGCGATAGTTATCAGCTGTATTGACTTGGAATTCTTAGCTATACCAGATGTAACGCTTGTTTTAAGCTGGGTTGCAGCTGTCCTGATCTGGTGGACGAAAGGTTTCGTCATCTTGAACATATTGGGCGCAGTAGCCGCGATGTGCCTCTTGTGGTTCTTGGGTATGGCTTATAAAGGTGGTATGGGAGAGGGAGACATCGTGTTGATAGGAGCCATTGGGCTCGCTGCAGGTTTCATGGAATCTTTTTACGTGCTGTTTGCCTCGTCCGTTTCAGCGATAATATATGCAGTTGTGAAGGGAAAAGGGAAACTTGAACTAAAGCAGAAAATCCCGTTTGGTACATTCTTGGCACCGGCCGGTTACATTGTCCTGTTGATCAACTCACTTTTTTGA
- a CDS encoding MoxR family ATPase, translating into MTINEAKFLCKKIMEAGEVPLLVGHFGVGKTDIAKQIAMETGRKIIILILSQMEPGDLIGLPSRQEDRTVFLKPDWWPESGECLIVLDEINRAHRSIRNAIMQLLIDRRIHNHILPEGVWIMATMNPPDEEYDQADLITDPAFISRFFVLHVSPTVEEWKEWAKINGVDRCVIEFIGNYPEFLYVNSPMSLRVELKPSPRSWYKLSNVLRLLSEEEIARYGYTLASAIVGPEAAKAFIEFSGSESIPMPRKVLLEGLEKAYAIEDVDKSNSLVVRLIDYLSKLSDQEVEFLSSHVTRVAQNIDRLSSILPRDSFYALIRFITDKANNGEHHSQFFELLLEKLSAFDSTRTALKDL; encoded by the coding sequence TTGACGATCAATGAAGCAAAATTTCTCTGCAAGAAGATCATGGAGGCTGGAGAAGTTCCACTGCTCGTAGGGCACTTCGGTGTAGGAAAAACAGATATAGCAAAGCAAATCGCCATGGAAACTGGTAGAAAGATCATCATACTCATCCTTTCGCAGATGGAACCTGGTGACTTGATAGGCCTTCCTTCGCGCCAGGAGGATAGAACAGTCTTTCTGAAACCAGATTGGTGGCCAGAAAGTGGTGAATGTCTCATCGTCTTGGACGAGATAAACCGTGCCCACAGATCGATAAGAAATGCAATCATGCAATTGCTCATAGACCGTCGTATACACAACCACATCCTCCCAGAGGGAGTCTGGATCATGGCTACGATGAATCCACCAGACGAAGAATACGACCAAGCAGATCTAATAACAGATCCAGCGTTCATATCTCGTTTTTTCGTTCTCCATGTGAGCCCGACGGTGGAAGAATGGAAAGAATGGGCGAAGATCAATGGAGTCGATCGATGCGTTATAGAGTTCATCGGTAATTATCCTGAATTTCTTTATGTGAATTCTCCAATGTCATTACGCGTTGAACTGAAGCCAAGTCCGAGGAGCTGGTACAAACTGAGCAACGTTTTGAGACTGCTTTCGGAAGAGGAAATCGCTAGGTATGGTTACACTCTCGCGTCAGCCATCGTTGGACCGGAAGCTGCGAAAGCGTTCATCGAGTTCAGTGGTTCAGAATCAATACCCATGCCGCGCAAGGTACTATTGGAAGGTTTGGAAAAGGCGTATGCGATCGAGGATGTGGACAAATCAAACTCGCTCGTCGTGAGATTGATAGATTATCTTTCAAAATTGAGCGATCAGGAAGTAGAGTTTTTATCATCGCACGTTACAAGAGTGGCTCAGAATATAGATAGGTTATCCTCAATATTACCTAGAGATTCCTTCTACGCGTTGATAAGGTTCATAACAGATAAAGCCAACAATGGTGAGCACCACTCACAATTTTTCGAGCTTTTGCTGGAGAAACTTTCTGCTTTTGACAGCACGAGGACGGCTTTGAAGGATCTATGA